The region CCCATGCTCCGCAGTCCGTAACACTGGAGAGAAATCCTGCAAGAAGTGCAGGATTCTCTCCAATAGAACCGACCGATGCTGAATCCTGCATGAAATGCAACAAAGCCAGCGTTAACTTGCTATAAACTCCGGAATTTCTTGCAAATAATGCAACAATGTACACTTAGCCCATAACATTTTTAGAAGAATTCTGCAAAATGTACAACAATTCGATCCATACAAGCGGTCCGTGAAAGAATACTCTCAGAATTGGCGAGAGATAGGCGGAGCACCGCCAGGAAAGGAAGAAACACTTCAGAACATATTCGAAAAATGGCTACAAGGTGTAGCCAAAAAGGAATATGGGCTGAATGTGTGTCACCAGAAAGCGATGAGCTACCGGCATCATTCACCCGTTGGGGTGATTTTTATTTTTTCACGGACAAACTGTAACCTTTTCCCTTACTTGAACGAATAAGCAGTAGATGGCTGGGCAGGAGAGGAGGCGTGTGAGACGAACGGGAGCGAAAGTGAGCGAGGAGAAGGCATTGGGGCAGTGGACCAGGTGACGGCGGATGAGGCGGCGGCTTCTCGGCTGGATGAAGAGGCGGTGCTAATCAGGTTCACAGAAGGGAGCCGGGACGCGTTTGAATGGCTGGTCCGGCAATACCGTGAGCCTGCTGTGCGGTTTGCCTACCACTTGACCGGGGATTATCATACCGCCGAGGATCTGGCGCAGGACTGCTTCGCCTATCTGCTGGTGTACCCGGAGAAATATGATTACCGGGCGTCCTTCAAAACCTATCTGTTTACCATTCTCCGCAACAAAAGCATAGACTCGGTCCGTAAGCGTGCAAGGCAGCAGAGCTTGCCGTATACGGCGGAGAGCAGCAGCGTACATAACCCGGATGAGGGGAATCCTGAACAGCTGGCCATCATCCGGGAAGAGGATGTAGAATGGCGCAGGAGATTGCATCAGATGAAGCCCGATTACGGGCAGGCGGTCTATCTGGTGGATGTGGGACAGATGTCTTATGAACAGGCGGCCGCAGTGATGGGCCGGAATCAAATGAGCTTCAAGGTACTGCTGCACCGGGCGCGCAAGAAGCTGAGGCAGATCTATGAGAAGGAGGAGTGGGATTGTGAAGTCAACGGAACAGGAGCAGTTATTTCTGGATGAGGTCTACCGCAAGGCCCGGCTGCTGGAATACGACAAGCGTGAAGCGCAGAAAGTGCTGTATAACCGCAGAGTGCTGGCCAGACGCAAGATTCTGACAGTCTCATGCTTCACAATCGTTACAGCCGTATTCGCCCTGATGATTTGGATCGGCAAGGTGGACCGGGAGCTTTGTGTTGCGCTGTCGCTCCTTCTGA is a window of Paenibacillus sp. FSL H3-0469 DNA encoding:
- a CDS encoding RNA polymerase sigma factor — protein: MDQVTADEAAASRLDEEAVLIRFTEGSRDAFEWLVRQYREPAVRFAYHLTGDYHTAEDLAQDCFAYLLVYPEKYDYRASFKTYLFTILRNKSIDSVRKRARQQSLPYTAESSSVHNPDEGNPEQLAIIREEDVEWRRRLHQMKPDYGQAVYLVDVGQMSYEQAAAVMGRNQMSFKVLLHRARKKLRQIYEKEEWDCEVNGTGAVISG